In a genomic window of Methanoregula sp. UBA64:
- a CDS encoding homocysteine biosynthesis protein → MHKSIETINERIRDGSARVVTAEEMPAIVSELGEEGALKEVDVVTTGTFGAMCSSGAFLNFGHSEPPIRMERIWLNDVEAYGGLAAVDTYIGATQQSDTLEDQYGGAHVLEDLVSGKSVELRATSRGTDCYPRRTITTELLLEDLNQAIMCNPRNAYQRYNAAINTTDRLLHTYMGTLLPDSGNVTYSGAGLLNPVTNDPKLRFIGSGVPIFLCGAEGMVVGEGTQHSPGGGFATLMVKGNLKEMSPDYLRAATMTGYGVTMYVGLGVPLPVVDLDVVRATAVRDEDISVDLVDYGVPSRSRPVIRSVNYAELRSGAIEINGEQVRTSSLSSFRKARQVAAELKGWIEKGRLQLALPTRPIDPTKKVHPMHERKKGPRVLDIMDRQFVSVGESEEIRAAAQKLLKGETNHLPVIADDGKLSGIVTTFDISKAVANPGKAVTVKDIMKKKVVTTTTEEAVDIAVRKLEQNNISALPVVDKDRHVIGMLTAINLGKLFGGRWLK, encoded by the coding sequence ATGCACAAGTCCATCGAAACGATCAACGAGCGGATCCGTGACGGCAGTGCCCGCGTCGTCACCGCAGAGGAGATGCCCGCGATCGTGAGCGAACTGGGTGAGGAGGGGGCGCTCAAAGAGGTCGATGTCGTTACTACCGGGACCTTCGGCGCAATGTGTTCCTCGGGGGCATTTTTGAACTTCGGGCACTCAGAACCGCCGATCCGGATGGAGCGGATCTGGCTCAACGATGTCGAGGCCTACGGGGGACTTGCCGCGGTCGACACGTACATCGGGGCCACGCAGCAGTCCGACACGCTCGAAGACCAGTACGGCGGGGCGCACGTGCTCGAAGACCTTGTCTCGGGAAAATCCGTGGAACTTCGCGCCACTTCGCGCGGCACGGACTGTTACCCGCGGCGGACGATCACCACCGAACTCCTGCTTGAAGACTTAAACCAGGCGATCATGTGCAATCCGCGCAACGCCTACCAGCGCTACAACGCGGCAATCAACACCACGGACCGGCTCCTGCACACCTATATGGGAACGCTCCTGCCGGACTCCGGAAACGTCACCTACTCGGGGGCAGGGCTCTTAAACCCGGTCACCAACGACCCGAAACTCCGGTTCATCGGGAGCGGCGTCCCGATCTTTTTGTGCGGTGCCGAAGGTATGGTAGTCGGCGAAGGGACACAGCACTCGCCGGGCGGCGGCTTTGCAACGCTGATGGTCAAAGGTAACCTAAAAGAGATGTCGCCTGACTACCTCCGGGCTGCGACCATGACCGGTTACGGTGTCACGATGTACGTGGGCCTTGGCGTGCCCCTGCCGGTCGTCGACCTCGACGTGGTACGGGCAACAGCAGTCCGCGATGAGGACATCTCGGTGGACCTGGTGGACTATGGTGTCCCGAGCCGCAGCAGGCCGGTGATCCGGAGCGTGAATTACGCAGAGCTGCGCTCGGGCGCAATCGAGATAAACGGCGAACAGGTCAGGACTTCATCCCTCTCAAGCTTCCGCAAGGCTCGTCAGGTGGCAGCCGAACTCAAGGGCTGGATCGAGAAGGGCAGACTCCAGCTCGCCCTGCCCACCCGGCCCATCGATCCCACGAAAAAAGTCCATCCCATGCACGAGAGAAAGAAGGGGCCGAGAGTCCTCGATATCATGGACCGGCAGTTCGTTTCCGTGGGCGAGTCCGAGGAGATCCGGGCAGCGGCGCAGAAACTCCTCAAAGGGGAGACCAACCACCTGCCGGTGATTGCGGATGACGGGAAACTCTCGGGGATCGTGACCACGTTCGATATCTCAAAAGCCGTTGCAAACCCGGGCAAGGCCGTGACCGTAAAGGACATCATGAAGAAGAAAGTGGTGACTACCACGACCGAAGAGGCAGTCGATATCGCGGTCCGCAAGCTCGAACAGAACAACATCAGCGCGCTGCCGGTGGTTGACAAAGACCGGCACGTGATCGGGATGCTTACCGCAATCAATCTCGGGAAACTCTTTGGCGGGAGGTGGCTGAAATGA